CATCGATATCCGCGACCGCTGGATCGCGCGCCTGAAAGCCACCGATGCCTACCGCCGCGTGAGCATGCTGTCGGCGCTGATGCGCGGCGCCGCGCGCACCTTCTTCGCCCGCCTGCGTCCCCGCGTGAAATCCGGCGCGCGCAGCGCCAGCCGCCCGGCGCGCATGCTGCGCCGCTTCATCGCCATCTGGCGCGCACGGCGCCGTTGACCCACATGACCACCATGACCCCACCCGCCATCGACTACGAAGCCCGCTTCAACGCCATCGTCGGCCACATGCCCGGCATGGTGGTCCAGCTGGCGCAGGATGCCGGCGGCGCCATCCATTTTCCGTACCTGAGCGAAGGCTGCGCCGCCCTGCTTGGCCTGTCCGCGGCCGAACTGCAGCGGGACCCGGACCTGTTCCTGCGCCTGATCCTGCCGGAAGACCGCAAGGGCTACCTCGATTCGATGCAGGCGTCGGCCGCCGCGCTGTCGGCCTGGAACTGGGAAGGCAGGATCTGGATCGACGCCTGGAAGGACGTCAAGTGGATCAACCTGCGCGCGACGCCGCATCCGATGGAAGGCGGCGTGCGCTGGGACGGGATCATGACCAACATCACCGCGGGCAAGCTCGAACAGCAGGAGGCGGCCAACTCGCGCGCCGGCCTGGCCGAGCTGACCGCCCACATCGAGGAAGTGAAGGAGCAGGAACGCACCCGCATCGCGCGCGAAATCCACGACGACCTGGGCGGCAACCTGACGGCCATCAAGATGGCGCTGGCGATGCTGGCCAGGCGCCTGCCGCCGGAGCAACCGCAGCTGGCCGACAAGGCCGCCTACGTCGATGCGCTGGTCGACCGCACGATCGAGGCGGTGCACCGCATCTCGCTCGACCTGCGCCCGCCGATGCTCGACTTCGGCATCGTCGCCGCGCTCGAATGGCAGGTGCGCGAATTCGAAAAGCAGGCCGGCATCGCCTGCACGTTCACCACCAACGAGAAGGACATTGACCTCTCGCCCGACCACGCGATCGCGCT
This window of the Massilia sp. R2A-15 genome carries:
- a CDS encoding histidine kinase translates to MTPPAIDYEARFNAIVGHMPGMVVQLAQDAGGAIHFPYLSEGCAALLGLSAAELQRDPDLFLRLILPEDRKGYLDSMQASAAALSAWNWEGRIWIDAWKDVKWINLRATPHPMEGGVRWDGIMTNITAGKLEQQEAANSRAGLAELTAHIEEVKEQERTRIAREIHDDLGGNLTAIKMALAMLARRLPPEQPQLADKAAYVDALVDRTIEAVHRISLDLRPPMLDFGIVAALEWQVREFEKQAGIACTFTTNEKDIDLSPDHAIALFRIFQEALTNIAKHARATQVTVALQRQRQHISLKISDNGAGVAQADRVKPGSFGLRGMSERARALGGTMTLSAAPGGGTMVAIKIKLASPGTEPQQ